The Alnus glutinosa chromosome 3, dhAlnGlut1.1, whole genome shotgun sequence nucleotide sequence ttaattatataaatttgtTATATTTCTTCACAAAATCACAATCTTTCTTGTTAGACTTTGAGGGGATTGGAATTTGGAAGCATGCTCTATCCAAAATTATGACACACAAAGACGACAGTCGTCTACAACATATACCTGCACGACTTGTTTGTGAAGTTATCAACGACAGTCGACAGCCGTCTATCACAGGTTCGCATATACAACGGTGGTATAACTCAACTAACCTTATCAATGAAAAGTTCGTTGTAGTGCGGATGATAGAGAAGACTGCGGTCTCATGGCATTCGCGCTTGGGTTCTCTCCAAAACATTCTCTCTACTCTCGTGCGCTTTGGGTTCCTTCAGTTTCTGTAAACCCTTTTGTGACTTCACCTGTCTCAAAAGTTCCATCATCATCCTCAAACAACATCCATCAGCTGAAGCTCAAGCATCCCCAACGACCACGAGCATCTTCTTCTGAAGGTGGGCTGAACCCTTCTTAGTTTATTGCCTTTTTTTCCCTCTCAGTTTCATCGTAAGATGGCATTTTGGGTGATGGGTATGTGTTAAAGCTCTTAGTGATGTTCTATTTTACATTTCTTTGTTGTTCGCAAATTCAGTTTTAGTTGGAGATTTAATGGCTTGCTGTCGCTGTTATTTAGTGTTGCTGTTTCGAAACAATACGAGAATACTGAGAAATTTGTGGTTTTCTGtttctttaatgaaaaataaaaaaaaaaaagccacagaAGTTTCTCCGAGATTAAAGAGCACTCTGTTGGAAGATAAAGAGTTTTGGTTTGGGGAGCAAAGGCTATGGTTGGATTTGTGAAATAATGTAGAAGGGCAGAGGGGAAGAAGCAGTATTTGAATGTTACTCTGCTTGTTTTTTGGGGAGCCATTTTCATTAAAGAATGGTTGTGATTTATTTActtaaagtttcaatcttatCTTATTGATGCTTCTATAACTGTTTTGTTTCTTGATAATTATCTTCATCTAACAGGAGTCCCTGGTGAGTTAATTGAAGATTCCAAATTTGTACCTTTGACTGCTGACGATCCCGTATATGGTCCACCTGTAAGTTCTGGTTAGTGGTTAGTTTCGTTCCAATTGtcaaaagtaaatatatatatatatgtgtgtgtgtgtgtgtgtgtgtgtgtgttttgtacCTTTGACTGCTGatgatccatatatatatatatgtgtgtgtgtgtgtgtgtacctTTGACTGCTGATGATCCCGTATATGGTCCAGTTTCGTTCCAATTGtcaaaagttatatatatatatatatatatatatatatatatatatatatatatagtgtgtatgtgtgtgtatgttaaattaccacttatcccaaaagcttaagtggACTTTCACATTATATCAAAGCAGAGGTCCTGAGTTTGAACCCCGTCTCTTtcatttacctcccatttcaattaaatattccacgtgttgggcctcacttattaaaatggagtttgagcccacacgtgagagagtgttaaagtactgattactttataagccatgatgtcccctcctctctcaaggcgtcttttgagagtgaattGGGCCCATGGactttaacaatatatatatatatatcattctaTGTGAGATCAGAAACTGCACATGATCTTGCTATTTTCTACTTTTAGACACTTGAGATACATGTCCTTTTGCTATACTTATCAGCTCTAAGATACAAGTTTCTGAAATCAAAAGAATTCTGAAATATAGAATCTCCTTTTATATTGAGTtttttagtcataaattttCAGTTCTTCAAAGAAAGTTGTTATTACTTATGGATCTTGTATCCACGACCAGAACTTGTTGCTGGGAAAAATCATAAACATTGTCCTGAAAGCGAGATTAATGACTTATGTTTTGATGAAGTAGATGGGAacttacccaaaaaagaaattgatgggatcATGTTCTAGATCGTACTAAAAGTAGATGATTCGAACTtcggttatttatttatttattttttggtggcaGGCTTTATTGTTATTGGGCTTTGAAGTGGAGGAGGCCGCAAAggtaatttttagtttttcatctGTTAAAGTTGCTTGTCATCTCTTTTTTGCCCCCCTTTGGCCATCCAACTTGAGCTGTCATTTCTAACCCAACCAAATGCATGAGAATGCAACGCGAAGGTCATTCATTCTTCTGTTAAGGCCATTTCTGCTTGCCATATGTCAATAAGGATTGGCACATATATGATCTTCTCTTGATTCTCATTGTAGTTATAGTTGTTTCTTGAAGAGATCATTTAGCTTATGAGTCTCTGCACAAACTACAATGATTTTGGAGTCTTCTTTATGCAGATACAACAACTGTTGAAAGACTTGGGTGGTGAATTCCTGGAGGTAATATTTATATCATATCTTTGTGTTCATTTTCCTGGAAGTACTAAAACAAAGCCTGATGAAAGAACTTTGCCCGGTAGGGGTTACCCAAAATATtgtgaaatcatttttttctttatgctaAACTTTTCTGAGGGTATCCTGCTCTTGGCTTAACTGTGGAAGATATTGAGTACCATAACCCCATGCTAAAACattacttttataattttttttctttttctttttccaatttagCTATTAGGGTTATTGTCATGCTTTTAGTTATTACGTTCTTTATTCTTTTGAGGGGAGGAAGTTAGCATGGATGAGCAAATTGTTTAAAGATTGGCTAATAAGAGGATCCTGATGTGCGGAGTTTTGGACAATGGAttatctttactttttctttagaTATTGCTGTGTAGTGTCTCTTCAGGCCAATACTAGTGTACACCATTTCAGGTGGTAAGACTCCTATTTCTTTGTATTCCCCTCCATTAGAGTAAAACTTCTCTTTGTCATGGTAGTTTTCGCGAGTGGTAGGATATATCATATACAGATCCACTTTGTTCAAACATGCGTCTATCTCTATTATGAGTTGAATGTGCATTATTGTAGGTTATTTTTTGTACTGAAGATATGATTACTCGTCCCCTCTGGGAAGCAATGCATACAAAGCAACCTCATTTGGAAGCAGTAAAGGTTGACTTCTTCAACTTGCTAGTTACTTATTCTTTCTTGTTCAGAATCCTTTCAATTCTTCATCTATATTCTACCTATCATATCTCGCCATTGACATTTTACAGTGGAGAGATCTTTTTTATACTCTTTGATGAGCTTGTGGAAGGCAGACTATTGGATGTCTGGAATTCTATAGAAAAAGTGAACTATTCAATAATGTTTGATAGCATTTGATTCAAATATATCATGTTCTTCTAGCATCTAAATGAACCCATCTTTTCTCTTAGAACAATGACAAAGATAGTCATCTTAGGATCTTAGTAGATTATTTCTGTATTcaatttgttgaatattttgatGTATCGAGTTTGAGAATTAAATgcacttaataattttttgatgtTTCTCATATTTTTGGTAGCCTCTAACTCCAAAACTTCCCGAATACTTGGTAATTTCATGCAAATCAACCAAATAATTGATGCAGTTTACCCATTTGACAAGAAGGCAATACTTCTCAAAAAGAGAAGGCAGTGCTATAGGGGCTAATGAGCTGAAGGATCATCTCAGATGATAAAACTTCTTAAGTTATATCTTGTATTCAAATGGTGCATGTAATTAGTGTATTCTGTTCTGCAGATAGCTAAGTCACTGCCACGGATTTGTTTCTTATCTGGTCTTAGTGGAGAGGAGATGATAATGTTTATTGATGCTTTTCCAGAAACTGGTAATGGAATTTTTCTTTATCTTAATAGAAAGTCAGTAAACTTCTCATTTGGCTTGGCTAGGGAATCGTTATGGAGAATTTTGACTCTACCTGAAGGGCTTCCTGAAATTTTGAAgttcctcttttattttttattttttgatgatcTGAAATTTCGAAGTTCTAGAAACTCTAGAAATTTTACTATGGAAAGAATGACAGATGTTTCATTCAATACAAAAGCATGTTGAATGTGGAACTTGTTCCCAACATTGTTGCCTGGGCATATGTGGAACAGAGATCCATCTCAACAGTTTGCACTTGCATTTAAGTCATCTGGGTGGACTTGTAGTGGTTTTCTTGTATGGGTATGCTGCCAAACTTAAGGTGGTTTTCTTTTGTGGGGTGCCCCCAAATGCCAAACTTCGGCTATGTTTGtagtttgtttatgtttttgttttcttttctgaagacaaatatattaagttattaacaaacaactcaaaactcaaaatactattcaaaacaagaaaacaattttcgcctttatgtcacatcaaaacattttttcaaacaaaaaataccccCAATACACAATAGCAAACATACCTCAATCATTTTGCCATATACAGATGAAGATAGTTGTTTCCACACCGCCCCCTACTCTTTCTACACCTTAAGTGGACTGTTCAGTTTTCCCAATGGGTGCCCCCTTTGCTTATTTCTATCAAGGACAATTAATGATGAAGAACCTCATTGTTGCTTCTTCTTTTAATCAATTATCAAGGTCCTGTTAGAAATACTTGTTGAGTTGGCTCGAACCatcaaatttaatcaatatgTATTATGCATCAAATATGAAACTGTCCTTTTATGCAGGACTAGAACCAGCTGTCTTTGCAGCTCTTGTTCCCAACAGTGCTGACAAACCAGTGCAGGAGTTGATAGAGGAGATTATGGGTGACCATGAAATGCTGGTAAAAGAAATCCCCTACTATCTATGTGAATTTCTATGCACTCATCTTATCATCTTACCAATGCTATACTTTTAATTTCATGCAGACGGCAAAGCAATCCAGCTCAACCTAGGCATATATGCAAGAGTATTGCTTCTCTTCATGAGATTGATTTTGTGGCAAAAAGATCATCTAGTTTCCCTTCAAAATTACATTACTTCTGTACTATTGTAAACAAATGCATATATTAGATTTGTGCATCTGAAGTATATAGATGTGAAGGGCATGGGAAATATGAATGCAAGTGGAACCACATAGGAAGACTTGGGGCATAAAATcgaacccaaaaagaaaaaagatatcgCATTCAAACACACGTACATACATTGACCaaattgatcttaaaaaatCTTACATTAACACCACTCAAATACAACCAAAATCCTAAATTCTTATCCTCATCACCACTCTCGTCACAAAAATAACTCGCTTTCTTGGCCTTCTTCATCTTTTGCGTATCCCCACCGTTGCCTCCCCTCGTCAACAACCGTTGATCACTGTTCACCACTGACGCCCAATTTTCATTGTCGAACCCCAATCCTTTATCATCCAAACCCATCTCCTTTCTCTTGGGCCACACCGCCCTGAGACCTTTTGGGCACGGATAGTCCTGGGGCCCTAGGCTCTTGGGGCACTCGTAGGACATATGCCCTTCCTCCCCGCACTCGTAGCATCGGGACTTGTCCTTGTATACGTGCTTCTTGATGAACTTCGGGGCGTGGTCGTTGTCTGTGGCGATGGAGGCAGAGATGGTGTGCTTGTTGAGGACCTTACTATGCATCTTACGCACGGTAGAGATTGCGTCGACGACTTAGACAAACTGGATGAAGGGCATGCCCCTATTGTGGCGCGTGATGCGGTCCTTGAGGATGATGATGCACTCGACCTTGCCGAAGGTGGAGAAGGGCGTGGAGGTTGGAATTTGTGAGCACATAGTCGAGGTTCAACACTTCGAGCGTCGACTTGGAAGGCGTGAGGCCTCTCGAACCGCCtccttttttggtttgtttttgttgggTTTAGAGGGTTGTTGTAGCGGTGAATGTGGTGGAAGGATTTGAATAAGAGGGATTGTGGTTATAAGGTTTTGTCACTGACCGCGGGATAtcaaatttttgtccttttaaaTGGAAAGGGTAATTGCccgttggtccatgtggtatgccataattatttttcactccttatggtttaaaaagttcatgagaggtccctgtggttagtaataattacaaatcgatccctacaatcaaatttcgttaaaaattaacagattctgacaaatgccacgtcagcactacgtgtcgccaataagatggcgacacgtgtccatcttaataaaaaaaaaaaattattaaaaaataaataaataaaacttattttaaaaaaaataaaaaatggcagCCAAGGggtgggggtggccgcgcgccaccccttggcttcccttttttctttttcattttttttcttttttaaaaaataagtatatttatttattttttaataaatttatattttttttattaagatggacaagtgttgccatcttattggtgacacgcgATGCTGACGTTGcatttgacgaaatctgttaaaattttttacagaatttgactgtagagatcgatttgtaattattgctaatcACAATGACCTCCCAtgaaaccatagggagtgaaaaataattatggcatactacagggaccaacggtgtaattatccttaaatgaaataatatggACACttgtttttaactaaaaaaagaaaaagaagtatattttatttagaaatcttaatttgttaaaagtaataaaaaaaaggggagggggagggggagggggcggggggaaaagaaagaaagaagtaaaaACTCAGGTAGATAACACACTTATGAGTGTGAAAATATGATCTATTCCCTATTCTATTTAAATGCACAAAAACGATAGTGAAAATAATTGTAATattatggtaatcaaatcaatattaattgaagagagagagaaatgatttcaatgtttttttttttttttttaacaagtagcATGTGCTACCATATATTATTTCAAAGGCCCGAAGGCTTACATCACGAGAAAATGTACAAGACCTTTaaactctaagccagaaggatctgacttaaaaacagCTGCCGAAGCAGTACATAAATCTTATAGAAAttacatttgagcctctctttACATTGAACGCtcattctcaaaataaaaaagggcCGATCTAGCATTTAGTCAACACAAATTCCAGTAAAATTTAAGCAATACAAAGACAGACTGTACGGGAGAAACATTAGAAATACACAAACATAGGtagaaaaacccaaaacaagtcACCGGCAGTGAAGCAGAGAGGCTGAGttcaatgttgaaaaaaaaaatcatctacaatttttttttttttttttttgcatgtatTGATATTGTATCAACTGCAAAAGTATTTAAATGACACCCATCAAATCTAAGCAAAGCATAAgcattaaaaccaaaaaataataataataattttctaaaattgaCTTAACAAAATGAAACAATTTGTAATGATTGATGCtttataccacatttttattttatagttattTCATAATGTTGAGGTGACATTCTCagtcaaattttgaatttttattttttattttttaataaagactaatttaaaaattagttgAGATTACCACctcaatataattataaaataaaaatgtgaattctaatattattatttgcAATAATTGAAAGGCAGCAGAATGCTTCAATTCTCCTACTGAAAAAGACGTTTTATTAACTCGATAATATTAGGTTAAGAGAGCTAATCCATTTTAAAACTTATAAAGTATAAGGACTAAATAGAAATTATATCCAAAGGTAGAGGTCTAGAGATATTAATctgataattattt carries:
- the LOC133862215 gene encoding uncharacterized protein LOC133862215 — translated: MAFALGFSPKHSLYSRALWVPSVSVNPFVTSPVSKVPSSSSNNIHQLKLKHPQRPRASSSEGVPGELIEDSKFVPLTADDPVYGPPALLLLGFEVEEAAKIQQLLKDLGGEFLEVIFCTEDMITRPLWEAMHTKQPHLEAVKIAKSLPRICFLSGLSGEEMIMFIDAFPETGLEPAVFAALVPNSADKPVQELIEEIMGDHEMLTAKQSSST
- the LOC133862216 gene encoding U11/U12 small nuclear ribonucleoprotein 31 kDa protein — its product is MHSKVLNKHTISASIATDNDHAPKFIKKHVYKDKSRCYECGEEGHMSYECPKSLGPQDYPCPKGLRAVWPKRKEMGLDDKGLGFDNENWASVVNSDQRLLTRGGNGGDTQKMKKAKKASYFCDESGDEDKNLGFWLYLSGVNVRFFKINLVNVCTCV